gtgccgctaaagttgggagattctgagaacatggacgtcacatcaaaacaattcctccaaagccaggccatcatacaacatttttggaacagatggcttcatgaatacgttccacacctgacggaaaggagaaaatggtcggaaaatcggccaaacgttaccgtcggagacctagtactcgtcattgagccgaatactctacgtggacagtggccgttgggaaaagtgatagaagttctccccagtgactctgataacgttgtacgagtggtaaaagtgcaaatcagcaaccacaaaaacccctgtattcgtccagtgactaagctctgtgttatggctacggccaaagagcaggacgtttacgtagaaaatgaaaaaatggggTCACCTGAGTAAAAATCGAGATCGTTAGGTcaaaatgtaatgtaaatagtcAATTCTTgtaagaaagtaaaaaaaaagtggtatgaattgtaaaattgtagaatgtcaaatgtcaaaatgtaaaatgtaaaactggttTATAGTCCTATGTAACAATGTAAAAAGTGGGAACCCCAAAaccgcattgtaaaatttccgacggcaacgccacctatacttagttcaaagggcaaaggcaaaattaggtcgcctactgtttaacccttgaccgcttagggaaactgtttagtccctTACGAACAGCAGGCGACAGTTTACCCCTTGACTTGGTGTGTGCTACTTCATCATTGTGTGTGCTAATCATCTCTCGCCGTCAACGTTCACTATGGCCCAAAATCCAGCCGAATCCGCCGCATCcaccaaaaacaaattgaaggAGTCccgtgaaaaggaagaagagtgCGTGCGGAAtttaaaggaaaaccaacttcAGTTGGTTCAAGCCCGAAAGGAAGCTGTGGACGTCATTTACGCCCATCAGCGCGTGGTGCTTCGCCTGAACGAAGAAATCGCTCGGGGAGCTGAGGATCTCGTCAACGTCCAGGTCCACTACCGAGCTGAGAGGGAGAAAATGGTGAGTGGATTTGTTGGAGACCTGCTGCGCAAGATTCGGGAAAAGGATGTAACCGAAAACGTCCACGTAACGGTTCCAATTCCCGACGCCCCGAAGTACGTTGTTccccgtcacaccccgacCATCCGCTGTTTCTTGCCCGAGCATTTGGAGAAGCCGGGATCTTACCGCTGCACGTTGAAGATTGCGGAATGTGAGGAGTTTATGACTCCCACCAATCAAGATCGCCTGGAGCTTCTTTTCACGCAGCATCGCTGCTTCGGGTGTTTTTTGCCCGCCTCTGTTGCTGGCCATAACACCCTGGCCGATTGCCCGCATCCTCGGTGCTGCAACCTCTGCAAGGTGGGAGACCATCACCAGATCCTCTGTGGCCCTCGGAGCTCCTACAAGAGGCTCCTGCCGAAAGAAAATTGAACGTCGACGTGGCGTTTCTTGGGGGTAGTAATTTTGTCTTCCTGAAAactgtgttgttttttttgtttgtttttgttcccttttttctgtTACCAGAAATGGCAGAtactgtgtttttttttgtttcctttaacgttgtttgtacctgtggacaggtgggcccgctgtcacctacggtgctgccctcacgggcaggattgtaggtggcaagggccctttaaatttatgttaacgttaagaagcccttgccccctttttattttttagtgtAAAATCCAGTATCGAAGTAAAAGGTACccctagtctctctctctctctaccacgtcggtaaaattgtctcccccaCCACATCTACACAGAAATAAAGTGTTCTATACCTCAAGTCATATTTCattgtcattattttttcatcctccTCATCTCATCTCTGCTACGACGTTACATGCACGTTAACGTACGTAACATTATGGCTAAAACAATGATTTTCTTAATAGTTTTTTCTCACCTCCGCTGACCAAATCATTAATTTCTTATTGCCCCCGGCAACAAGAAATCGACCTTCCGATGAAAAGGCGACCGTTTCTATGTCTGTATCTTCGAAAAGAGGTCGCGGCTGTTGTCCGTTTTCCAGAGGATTCCAAATAAAAACGCCTTTGCCTCTCGATGCACtaaatgacaaaaagaaacccaTCAGAGAGTACCggaactgaaaacaaaaacatcggACATGGATTTTACACCAATTCAcaaagcgttttttttttttttttaattaaaaaatgccTATCCCCTCGTCTTCtcgacatctctatatagttcTCAATTGATTCGTCCATAATTATCTCTTATAgtacatcttaaagacatctttatattgtccttaatttctttgtccataagtattccttacaggacatcttaaggacatctttatattgtccttaattgctttctccatacgtgtcccttataggacatcttaaagacatctctatatagtcctaaattgctttgtccataactatcccttagaggacatcttgAAGGCATCTCtatatatagtcctaaattgctttgtccataagtatcccatacaggacatcttaaagacatcttcatATAGTCATAAATTGCTTTGGCCATAAGTatcccttataggacatcttaaagacatctctatacagtcctaaattgctttgtccataactatcccttagaggacatcttaaaggcatctctatatagtcctaaattgctttgtccataagtatcccttACAGggcatcttaaagacatcttcatAAAGTCATAatttgctttgtccataagtgtcccaatagtaggcctgacgggacatcttaaagacatctttttttttgtcagtcatgtccctgtcccaaagtatccccgacaagacatccaaaagacatctttttttggtctggcatgcccttgtcctaaagtattcccggcaggacatcttaaagacatccttttctagtctttttttgtctttccccaatagtaggcctgacgggacatcttaaagacatcttttttttttcagtcatgtccctgtcccaaagtatccccgacaagacatccaaaagatatctttttttggtctggcatgcccttgtcctaaagtatccccggcaggacgTCTTTAAGCCATCCATTTTTagtcttcttttgtcttgtcccaaaaataggcctgacgggacatcttaaagccatcttttttttgtcaggcaTGTCCTTGTACCAAAATATCCCTAACAAGACATCCtaaggacatctttttttagtccGGGATGTCTTTTGGACTACCGGAAATCCTTGGGATGTCTTGAAGATTacccgttgctatgtgggTATAGATACGAGAAACCGTCAGAGAATACAGgaacaaacagcaaacaacAGACAACATCCTCGCACAAACTCCTTTTCAATTCCGGacatttttcttccttgaGTTGCTTAAGTGAGAGAAATCCTTGCAACAGTAGGAGAAATCTACTGTTTTTAAAAGGAGTTGTCTTAAAGcgaaacattttaaattccAGGGAACGAGAAGATCGAGAGCGAAAGAAGCGTCGCCTAGCAGAAGAATTAGATCATTGTATCAGATTGCAGAATCAATGGAAAGCCATCCAGAAGTTTATTGAAATGGAGGAAGATAGATTAATTGAAGAATGCCAACTCCAACGACGTCGCTTGAGTCAAATGCAGCAGcaagaaaggaaagagaaagcCGAGAAACTTGCTTCCATCCGCCATCGGCTTCAAAAGGCTTTAGAAGTCGAGGaggtagaggagagtgggggcaattgagacacagggcaattgaaacaaaaattgtttctctcgccgtataagagaaattttcttgaaaaaattagggttaatagaatgagggggtttacaagtttagaaaaatttacgagtttttttattcaaaactttttaagatatctcgaaaaaactgttttttgttctccgtctgttaaatttgcgttttcaatttttttgttttaacccctaaaacgctacattttagtaataaaattagtttcagatgatttgcaattcatttttctacaatttaatgtcatttaatttttccctgcactcttaaataattttaaataattaaatgtaacgatgaccctattgcagggcaattgaaacactttgtttatattccctgtctgcgagtggttgcagtttttttgcaagtatttgacgtaattcatttaaacaaatgtaaatcatcatgttaacacaactataatacttgtattcgctgtttgggatttatttaaaaaagcatgttgcttaatggtttttttttaaatttaattattttaatattttaaactaaattacgatctactttaagcatattttaaaaatctgtaagtcgcattgtacctaatggtaaaatttgatcacactagcagttgtggctgctgagatatcgtgattttcattttatgtgggtatgaagaagcttccttatgggaaaacccacgttgcaattgcgtcgacacaccgtttcaattgccctgctaccatggcaattgaaacactcgaagcgacctcagttttttacaatttactactattataataaatcttttctcataaaaaaaatatcgtttagtagctgagataataggctacaattctatataatttttatattaaactttttagtttttttttcaagaaatacaaaaaaccaaaaagtgtatcaattgcccccactctcccctacatcaTAAACACGTGAGAAAtgacatttttcaaattttttttcttcaatcaaATAAACATAGCGCCGGCGTCGTGAAAGAGAAGAGTTATGGATCGAATACGGTTGTGAAGAGAAGGAAGAactggagaagaaaaaagctgAAGAATTAGAGAAGATGACTCGAGCCCAACGAATCAAATGGAATGAAGATATGGCTGAACAATTGCGCCAGCTCGAGCTTAAGAAGAAAGcgcagaaagaagaagaacttaaCGAACCTTTATGGGTAAACATACTGACGATTTTCTAATTTCTAGCAAACATGGGATTGATATacttttcgaattttcttGATAGATGCTGGAGCAAGGTGCGTTGGAGGAAAAGGCTGAACGAGAGGCCGCTGAACGAAGACACAAGGATCTCACGCAATTGCAGAAAGAACAGGCGGCCTTACTCGCAGAGCGACGCCAGCTGAAGAAATTGGAATTGGCCGAGAAGGAGGAAGAACGACGCATGGAAAAATTGCGTCAACAGGCCGAGGACGAAGCGATCgcagaggaaagaagaagaatcttgGAGCAACACGCTCCGCTTTTGATTGGTTTCTTGCCACCTGGTCTGTTCCGGAACATGGCAGAAATGAGTTCCCTACCCGAAAACATCCAGGCCCAGTTCCGCCGGCACGTCCAGATTCAAGACGATCCAGATTTATGGTAAAATGGCGATTATTCTGCTTTACATTCCAGAAAATACCAATGGCTGTGTGACAGtttatacataaagaagtgaaaattatttttttcagtctGTCTGCTTTTGCCCTTGGTGAGAGAAAATGGTTTTTTATGGAACAAATTGGCAGGGTTTGCTGATTCgacaaggtttttttttttcctttttttacgttattaAACAATTTCAATGTGACATAACATCTAGaaggcaagaaaagaaaaagcatcTCGTAGGTCGTagaaaatacgaaaaaaactGCAATTTGCTGATGGAGATCGAACACGTAAGTTACCACCAATCGCAATACTTGTGAAATTTTCCTTGTCTTGCAATCGGTGAGATTCTTTCACCtctaaatgaaaatcaaatcaaatctaGACGTACGATGCAGTGAAAACAATCAGAATGCAAAAATCCAACACGTAGTTTGAAGGGCCCCAGTACATTTggataaaaatatcattgaaGCATGTTTTATTTCGAAAATATTAAATGGTTGTCTTTTGCAGGACATCTTGTTTTTCACTAGTTTCTATTTAGAGGAATGACCCCTTTAGGCGTTTTGGAGGACTAACGTCTTCGCTATTGGCGTCCACGTCTTCATCGTCGTCCTCGTCATCGGTTTTTGTTGATATTTCAATGGTCGAATCAGAAATGTTACTTTCTTCGAATGCGAATTCAAATAAGCTGCTGGTCtacattgaaagaaaatggttcGCACGAGCATAAATTGTGTGACAtggtaaaatagtaaaataatcGTCAggttgaattatttgaaatccGTGGATCTAAGCAGATATCACTTACCCCTTCGATATAATCGACTATAAGTTTATTCTCGTAAAGGTTTGAAGATTTTGAGGTGAAAAATGATCTATTCCTTGGTTCATATTCCATATACCTGTTGATTTTGTATATTTGTACCCAGTCCTGAAAAGCATAAAgtggaagagaaaataaaattttgtttaaagttaaaagaatttttttaactttaagcgtgaagcattatttgattatgttaACTCATGGCTAAAACAATGATTTTCTTAATAGTTTTTTCTCACCTCCGTTGACCAAATCATTAATGTCCCATGGCTTACGGCTGCAAGAAATCGACCGTCTGATGAAAAGGCGAGCGTTTCTATGTCTGTATCATCGGAAAGACATCGCGTCTGTTGTTCGCTTTCCAGAGGattccaaataaaaatgccTTTCATCGAAACACtaaatgacaaaaagaaacccaTCAGAGGATACCggaactgaaaacaaaaacatcggACATGGATTTTACACCAATTCacaaagcatttttttttttcttttattaaaaaatgcCTATCCCCTCGTACGTACTCCTTTTTAATTGCGGACATTTCCCCTCCTTGAgctgcttctttttctttgttgataTTTAACTTTGGCAGATGGTAGACCAGCTGGAAAGTCTGTCAGGTTCCTTTACAGGACTAACAGGGAAACGCATTGGATTCGCCAATTCATTCGTTAGactttttcctttcgtttATTTTCCTGTATGCCTTTCGCTTGGCATCCGCTGTCGAATGACACTGCGTTCGTTAAACTTCAAGTTGCATTTActaatttcagaaaaaaatgtgttcaaATCCCCGCCCCTGTGGCTAATAGTTTTTAATTCAGTCGCAACGATTCATCGGGTGATTCGCGTTGAAAAGAATAGACACGCTCTTTAAAAAAGCCTTCagtcaaacaaacaatttggtAGAACTAGAATTTAAGTTTTAAAGGACTTACTAAGCAAAAGCGaagtttttggctgatttccTTGCCATTTCGATTCCGCCCTTTTCTTCCCCATTTCCTGTGCACAAGCGCCAAGCAAATTTTTTCCAGCCGTCCTGTAGAAGAAACTTCAGGCTATAAATTGGCCTGTCGTGGTGTGTAGACCAAATCtaccaagaagaaaaaagaaaaatcgaatagaaaaaccaaattcaatttcctcaatttcattccattacgtcaataaacaaattatttacattGATCTCCTGATCACCACCACTGGCCAAATATTGGGTCCTTTCATTCCACTCCAGATGACGACAACTCATTCCATGTGTGAATTCTTTCACGAGTCGAGTtgttgtcaaattgttttcctccatttcaaaaatttcgaTCTTTCCACCAGAAGAAGAGACGGCGATTCGATTTTCAGAGATCCACTTCACAGTCATAACGCCTTCAATGTCAATTGTGGTGATCACGTCGACATTGGATGAATCACATACGAAAACTTTACTATTGTACTGGATGAAgaatggtgaagaaaaagaaaataaattggccaaacgtaaaaataaattgacgaATTATGGGCATTAAAAGGCGCAGTTTTGACTTTGCTGAACTGACATCTCCGCACGTTCACTTTATG
This sequence is a window from Daphnia magna isolate NIES linkage group LG7, ASM2063170v1.1, whole genome shotgun sequence. Protein-coding genes within it:
- the LOC123474499 gene encoding meiosis-specific nuclear structural protein 1-like, with translation MAQNPAESAASTKNKLKESREKEEECVRNLKENQLQLVQARKEAVDVIYAHQRVVLRLNEEIARGAEDLVNVQVHYRAEREKMVSGFVGDLLRKIREKDVTENVHVTVPIPDAPKYVVPRHTPTIRCFLPEHLEKPGSYRCTLKIAECEEFMTPTNQDRLELLFTQHRCFGCFLPASVAGHNTLADCPHPRCCNLCKIRETVREYRNKQQTTDNILAQTPFQFRTFFFLELLKEREDRERKKRRLAEELDHCIRLQNQWKAIQKFIEMEEDRLIEECQLQRRRLSQMQQQERKEKAEKLASIRHRLQKALEVEERRRREREELWIEYGCEEKEELEKKKAEELEKMTRAQRIKWNEDMAEQLRQLELKKKAQKEEELNEPLWMLEQGALEEKAEREAAERRHKDLTQLQKEQAALLAERRQLKKLELAEKEEERRMEKLRQQAEDEAIAEERRRILEQHAPLLIGFLPPGLFRNMAEMSSLPENIQAQFRRHVQIQDDPDLW